TTTTGATACGACTAAAATCCACGCTGTTCAAGCTGCTTTGCAGTCTTTAGACAGATAATTAGAAACAGCAAAATAAACGTCAGTTCTATTTGTATCTATCCGAATAAAGAGGTAATCAAAAAGCTTTTCCAAGAAATCAGCTTTTTGATTGCCTCTTTTTTATTACCAGAAAAATTCTTTTATTATGCTGATAACTTCTTGATTTTCAACTAGTTCACTATGACTAGTTGCCTCACCATGAATCAATCTCTCTTGATAGGCAGCTACTTGCTCTTGATAAATATACCGTCCAGAAAACACACTTTGTACAAAAACTGTATTATCAGAAGCTGTATCATCAACTTCTCCAGCAATATTTAGCATTTCGATCGTATCAGGAATATTCTCCAGATCCTTTAGATAACTATTGAGCAGTTCACTGTGTTCTTTTACTTGAGTAAATGAGGTTACAGCTTCATTGTATTTAGTTGATGTGTCATTATAGGGCGTACCTAAGGTGATTAGTTTAGTCAGTTTAGGATCGGACATTTGCTGAAATTCTTCAAGATAAGAAGTAATCACTAGCCCGCCATTTGAATGTCCAAAATAATTATAGGTTGCAAATGAATACTTTTGTTGTATATAGTTCAACGCCAATTGGTACCATTTTCCTTGAATAGGAAGCGTCTTATCGCTACTGTCTTCAAAAGCAATCACAATCATAGGATGTTCTGTCGCACTTGTCAGTTTGCCTTTAGACGTCACGGTTCCATCTGTAGCGACAGTCACCTTTAGTACCTCCGCTTTTGAATCCAATTTTTTGATCAGTCCATTGAAACGATTGACCGTTCCATTGGTTCCTGGAACAAAAATTGTTGGCGTTTGAATCTCTAAAGGACCGCTGTTGGGGCTAAATTTATCGGCAAATGCCGTTAGACTTTTTTGAAATAAAAGAAAGAACATTAGAACAACACCTACAATCAAAAGTATTTTAGACAGTCTACTTTTTATGTTTTGATTATTTTTCATGACGTTTCCCTCCTCTGATAAAGAAAGTCTACGCCCTGAAACTTAAATGAAGATTAAACACAAAAACAACTACGAAGTTCAGCCTAAGAAATTAAAAAAGTTTCATCCATCTTTTTATCTTTATTAAAATGCTTTCCATGAACATCAATTGCTGCATGCCATTCTTTACATAACTCATGTGAAATAGATTCTGTTAGGTAAATAAACTCTTTCCGCATTTCTTCATATGTTTTATAAGGACCAAACCCTAAACGATTAAACAAACGAATAGCATATTGATCCGCAATAAACACATTTCGTTCAAATATATAAAGTAACATTGCATCTGCTGTTTCTGAGCCAACACCTTTAATCGTCAAAAGCTCTTTTCTTAGCTCCTCAGTCGAATAGGCCTGAAATTTATCCAGAGCACTACCATGTCCCACAAACCAATTGATCAGTTCTTTGATGTAATGACTCTTTTGCTTGAAAAAACCAGCAGGACGAATCAATTTTTGTAGCGTTCCCAAGTCGATTTCTTGAAGTTTTTCCACAGTTAAATGAGGTTTTAAGTTTCCTAATGCTTGATGAGCATTCTTTTCCGTCGTTTGCTGAATCAGAATCATTGAGACCCAATCAGAAATTCGATTTTCATCTTCCCACCAGTACTGAAACCCATAATGAGCGACTAAATTATTCAATACCAGTAACTTCTTTTTATCACTTTTCAGCTTTATTCACTCCTTAAATTAAGAGGTTGGGACAGAAACATTTAGGTCCGAGAACCAAGTAGGTACTGTGCAACAATGTTTATCTGCGAGGAGTCTTTGACGAGAAAGCATCAACTCGTATCTTGCCGTGTTTTACAGCAATAAGCCAGCATTTACGAAAATTGTCCTTCAAATTTTTTGAATGCTGACTTATTTCTGAAGCCTTCAACTCTTAGTGCTTTAGCACTTAGAGTTTGATGTGATCGAAGCGAAGCGTAGTGGCTGCTTCTACATCTACGGTTCTCATTTCACTCCGATCCTCGAAACATGGAGAACCGTCTGCTCCCAAACTCCTTGATTAAAAATAGGAAAATAAGAGCGTGGCGCTTTTTGTCATAAACTGATTTTATCATTTTTATAAAGGTCTACATAAATAATCATCTAAAAAAACTTAGATCAAAATAATTAAATCCTGACCCAAGCTAGATACTATCTATTCTGTTAGTTCTTTTTCTTTCGTGATCATGATTACACCATCACCAAGTGGCAGTAAGGTTGAAGTCAAATCTGGATGTGTCATGACTGTATCCAAAAATTGATTCAGCTTACGATGGATGGTTCTTTGGCTCCGAGGAATATCTTCAATTGGGTCTAAAATCGTGCCTGCTTGAAAGACATCATCCACCATCAGCACACCGCCAACGCGTAATAAGCGTAAGCATTCTGGTAAAAATTCGATATATTTAGATTTTGCACTGTCCATAAAAATAAAGTCATATGGTCCTGTTAAGGTGGGTAAAACTTCTGCCGCTTGTCCTTCTAATAAAGTTACTTTATCCGTTAGACCTAAACGTTCATAGGTTACTTTCGCTTTTCTGATCATTACATCAAATCGATCGATTGTCGTGACATGTCCGTCTTCCCCAACATATTGCGCCATAAGGCTAGAAGAAAAGCCGATTGCTGTCCCTATTTCTAAAATGTTCTTGGGTTTGACTTGATCTAAGAAAAATTGTAAGAACACTACTGTTTCATGGGGAATGATCGGTACTCCCGCTTCGTGTGCTTCTTCTTCGATTACGCCAAGTTCACCTTGGATTTTTTTTTGTTTATTTCGCATAAATTCAACAAGTTCTGGTTTCACAACTGGTCGATGCATCATTTCGTTGCGCACGTTATTCATCCTTCCAAAAATCAATCATTTCTAGTTTTCACTACTAGTAATATAGCAGAAATCATTTTCGGTTAATAGCCTTTTTTAGCTGTTTTGATAAAATAGTTGCGTTCATGTCTTTTAACAACAATTCATTCTTTTTAATCTTCTACGATTTTACTAGACTTAAACTAAAAACAATTATAAAACATTTAAAGAGTGTCCATTATCCTACAATGTTTTCAAATAGTTTTTTGCTTTTTGGTACAATTCAAGTTGCTGACTTTTCTTCACGAAGTTTCTCTTATTAAAACATTGATAGTTGCTTTGCCTAACTGAATTTAAAATTTCTTTATAAAAATAGATAGATAGTAACAGCGCTTCTTGACAATCTTTGTGGATAGTATGCAGCATTGTTTGTGCTTTTGAGTATAGTTGCTCAGCTCTTGTTGCCTCGTATTCCCATAATTCTATAAAAGAATCATTGATGATGCCTTTTTCCAACGAATTAAGTGAAACATCAAATCTTTCCATGATTTCCTTTGGAAGATAGATTCGCTGATTATTGAAGTCTTCTCCGATGTCTCTTAAAATATTCGTGATTTGCATAGCTTCACCTAATTGGATTGCTTGGCTTCTTATTTCATCAGGACAATCAGAAAGAATTGGCAACAACATCAATCCGACTGATCCTGCGACATAGTAAGAATATTCTTCTAATTCAGTCTGTGTTTCAGGTTGTTGAAACGCCCAATCCATCTCTTGCCCCAATAACATATCATAAAAAGACTGTTGATTCATTTCATACGTTTCGAATACTGGCACTAAAGCTCTCCAAAAATAACGATCTGGAATTTCCCCTGCTAAAAAGTCATCTAATTCACGTTTTAATTTGTTTAAACGATCCACATCACCGTATACATCAATGCTATCATCTGCTTCACGACAAAAAGAATAAATGGCAAAAATACTTAGTGCTTTTTGCTTTGGAAGTTTAGAGAAGGCTTTATAAAAACTTTTTGAATGATTACGAATCGTTTGCTCACATAAAGCGAAATCTGATTCATACATTGAAAATATTTTCGTTAAGTCATTTTTTCTTTTTATCATCTTTCAGCAACTCCTCTGCAGCTAACTTAGCACTTGTTAAAACAATTGGAACTCCCGCCCCTGGATGTGTACTACTACCGCAAAAATATAGGTTATCTGCATAATCGAATTTATTGTGAGGACGATAATAGTTACTTTGTTTTAAGGTCGGTTTCAACCCGAATGTTGCGCCATTATAAGCATTAAAATTTTGCTTAAACTCCTTAGGTGTATAGAGAGATTCATAAACAATATGTTCTTCTATATCAGAGAAAATAGTTTCTTCTTTGACTAGATCGAGAACATTTTGTCGAAATGCATTCGTAGTTGTATCGTTCCAATCCACTCCCTGTGAAAGTTCAGGAACAGGCACTAAGATATAAACTCCTTCATGCCCTTCTGGTGCTAAACTTCCATCAATTGAAGACGGAACATAAATATAAAATGAAGGGTCATCTGGCAATTTTCCATCTTCAAAAATATCATTAATATTTTTCTCAAAATCTTCAGCAAATCGAATCATGTGAAGTGAATCCACAGGATATTTTTTATCCAAACCAAGATAAAGAATGAAACACGAGCAGGAATAATCCAACTTATCGATTTTTTTATCGGTATATTTTCCTCTAGTCTTTTCATCTGGTAACAATGACTTCATTGCATAAGGAAAATCAGCATTACACACGACGTAATCACTCGGGATAACGCCTTCTTCTGTCCTAATTCCTGTAGCTTGTTTATTTTCTATTATGATTTCTTTCACAGGTGTATTAAGGTGAATCGTACCACCAAGCTCTTCAAAAGCCTTTGCCATTCCTGTAGCAAGGGTATACATCCCACCTTCAATAAACCAAATGCCGTAAATTAGTTCAATCATAGGAATAATTGTATAAAGAGAAGGACCATTATAAGGAGAAACCCCTATATAAAGAGTTTGAAAAGCTAATGCTTTTCGTAACCTTTCATCTTTTACAAATTTTGAAATAGAACTATAGGCATCATTAAATGTGTGCAATCTAAACCCATCAATCAATGATCTCGGATTATAAAAATCCCAAAAAGAACGAAATGATTTCATGATGAAGGCCTTTTTCGCTATTTGATACCGTTTATAAATACTTGCTAAATATTCTAGGTATCCTTGCATATCCTGATCTGAAATACCTTCTAAAAGTGACGTCAAAGACACTAGATCCGAGGACATGTTGAACGTTTCTTCATTTGGAAAGTTCAATGATAACATTGGATCAACTTTTTTCATCGGTATATATTGATCTGGGTCTTTCCCACATTGTTCAAAAACTTCACGATAAATTTCAGGCATCATCACGATGGTCGGACCTACATCAAAGGTAAATCCTTTTTCTTTTATTTGATACATTTTCCCACCGACTTGTTCATTTTTCTCGTACAAATGAACATTATACCCTTCATGTTGCAGACGAATAGCTACTGCTAATCCTGCAGCTCCTGCACCAATCACTATAATTTTTTTCATTATTATACACCACCAACTCATTTTTTTAAGTATATCTTTATCAATTGATAAAGTACATTATTTTGATTTTTTAGGAAAAAATAAAATAAAACGTTTTCTCCTAGCTACTTAAAATCTGAGTAAATGAGATAAAAATGAAAAGTGTACATTACTAGTTTTTTATCTAAACACAAGTAATGTACACTTCTCACTATTTTTTCGTTTAATACAATAAACCAACCAAATCTTCTTTTTCAATATTACCAAAATATTTTTTAATGTCGATTTGATCGACCGCTGCTTCGATTGCTGATTTCTCGTATTTTGTACCAGTCAAAATTTCTTCTACATCTTTGATTTCACCTAATCCAAAGAAGTCACCAAAAATCTTGATTTCTTTGATTTCACCGTCTTCCACATTCATTTGTGCATCGATTGAACCGATTGGGAAACGTTGATGGCGTTCTAAATTAAAGGCAGGTGATTTGCCGTAGTTCCAATCCCAATTAAGATAATATTCATCGGATATTTTGTTGATTTTTTGCCAATCTTCATCTGTTAGTTCATAGGTCTTCACTTGATCAACAGAGTCTACGCCAAAAATTTTCAACAAGATATCTTCACGAAATTCTTCTGTGGTCATTCCTTGTTTATCCGCTGGCAAAAATGGTTTAATATTCGTTACTCGTGAACGAACGGATTTGATTCCTTTAGATTCTATTTTATCTTTACGAACTTTTAATGTATTAACAACTTCGTCGATATCGCTGTCAAACATTAGGGTACCATGAGCAAACATTCTACCCGCTGTTGCATACATCGCATTGCCTGAGAATTTCATTCCATCTATCACTAAATCATTTCGACCTTTTAATTCTGCACCAGATACGCCCAATTCATGCAACGCTTGAATGATTGGTTGTGTGACCTTGGCAAAATCGCGAAATGAGTTGCCATCGTCAGGCATAATAAAACTAAAGTTTAAATTACCATGATCGTGGTACACAGCACCACCACCACTTAAACGACGCACCACATGTATACCGTGTTCATCAACATACTCTTTATTGATCTCTTCGATTGTGTTTTGGTTACGCCCAATAATGATCGATGGATCATTGATATAAAATAAGAGAATTGGTTCATCTAACGATTTTTCTTTTAATAAATAAGTTTCGATTGCTAAGTTGATTCTTGGGTCATTGTTTTCATTTGGTACAAAAATCACAGTGCATCACTCCTTAAATTTCGATAACTAAGTTTCTCTTGGCTAACCCTACAGTTACTTGATTGCCTGCTGCTTCTTCTGCTTGTTGTTTTAACTCTTCTAGTGAACCATGTTGAGGCAAATGAGTCAAGATTAGCTTTTTGACATTAGCCGCTTTGGCGATTTCACCTGATTCCTTTGAGGTAAAGTGCGCGTGATGTTTTTCATTTCCTTCAAATAAATAGGTATCTGCCAGAAAAACATCTGCATCCTTAGCGAAATCAACAAAACTTTCCAAATAGCCTGAATCACCTGTGAATACAAAAATTTTACCTGTTTTTTCTTCAACAAAACGCATTGCATAACAAGGAACAGGATGGATTGTTTTCATAAAGGTCACTAGGAATGGTCCGAGTTTTAACTCTTCTGCTTCAAAATAAGGGACAGCTTCGGAGATACCAGGCAGATTCAATGCCTCAAAATGAACTGGATCATCTGTATGTCCATATATTGGTAAGACAGGTGTTGGCTCCATGACTGGATACAGTTGACGATAATACTGTAGCACCCCTAAATCAGCAATATGATCATAATGATAATGAGACAAGATCACGGCATCCAATGTTAAGGGATCAAGATGTTCTTCTAAATTGACTAATGTTGTGCTACCAGCATCTAACAATAACTGAAATCCATCAGATTCTAGTAAGTAAGAACTCGTTCCTTGCCCTTGATATGGATAGGCTCCTAAACAACCTAACACGGTTATTTTCAACTTCATCGACCTCCTTGATTGTTATTCACTTAATGGTAACATAAAAAAGAAGAACCCAGACAATTATTTGTACTTGTACAATAAAAAAACAGAACAATCTACTGAAAAATCACTCTGCTTTTTTACTTCTATTCTATTACTACTGATGCACCTTTTTCTTCACGTGCTGTATCATAAAAACTGGCAACGGCCACATCATGGTAAGGGATTACCCATAACAAACCAATTCCGAAAACCAATGCCCCTACGATAAACCAGCCAATAAATGAAATTTGCAAAAACAAATATTGTCCAAAGCGTCCTTTCATCAAGAAAAGTGCGTATTTTAGGGCATCTCCTACTGATAGTTCAGGATCATCAAGTTTTACCCATACTGCAAATTGAAACACGCCACTAACAAAAACACCGACTAAAATCATTAAAAATGCAACTATCAGTAATAATAATGCTAACAGAACATCTCCACCCATTTGCGTTTGAAATTGATCGACAGACACCCTATTAAACATTAATCCAAAATACAAAGCAGTTCCATAAGATAAAAGTACCGGTAACAATACCACTAAATTTAAGACTAATTCAACAAGATATTGAATCAAGTTGATCAATAACATTGGCAGGTACAACTTCCCCTGAAAAATAGTCGTTAGCATGCCTGCTTGAACTCTTTTGCCACGTAGAACTTGTAAAGCGCAATAGTAAGTGCCATAAGTAATTGCAAAAAATAGAAAGTTATTTAGTAAAAAAGACATCATATTAGTACTTGCACTGTCTTTTGGTAGATTTGCTACACTCCCTACCACCGAGCTAATCATAAAGCGGATAAATACAGCTAAAAATGTAATCCACGCCATGGTTCCCCATTGATTTTTTAGAGCTGTTCGAGCTTGTTCTCGATGCATTGTATTTGTTATTTGACTTCTCATTTAAACAATCACCTCTTTTTTAATAGCTGCGAAGCTTTTCTACCATTTCCTTATCTAATCGCTTCACAACTTCTGTCACCAATTTAACCGTATTTAAATAATCATCTTCATGGATCATTGACGTATGAGAATGTAGATAACGAACTGGCACTGTGATTGCTAGTGACGGAACACCATTGCGCGTCAAATGCATTCTACCTGCATCCGTTCCACCACCTGTAATCACAGTATATTGAAACGGAATATTATTCTCTTCGGCAACTTGGATTACGAAATCACGTAGTTTTTTATGCGGAATCATTGAAGCATCAAAAATCAGGATTTGTGGCCCTTTCCCTAATTCAGAATCTGCTTCTTTAGGCGTCATACCAGGAGTATCTCCAGCGGTTCCCGTATCTAGTGCAAATGCAATATCTGGATCAACAAGATGTGTACTTGTTTGAGCACCACGCAAACCAACTTCTTCTTGTACGTCACTTCCTGCAAATAAAATATTAGGATGCCCTTCCGTTGCCAAATTTTCTAAAACTCTTAGCGAAACAGCTGTACCAATACGGTTATCCCATGCTTTAGCTAGCATAAATTTCGTATCATTCATTCGGCGATATTCAATGTAAGGCGTGATCATATCACCAGGTTTGATGCCCCATTCAGCTACTTGTTTATCACTAGATGCACCGATATCAATAAACATCTCCGCAACATCATATGGTTGCTTTCTAGCTTCTGCAGTCAAGACATGAGGCGGTTTTGATCCAATTACACCATGATACAAATCACCTTTACCTGTTTTGATTTGTACCTGTTGAGCTAGCATAACTTGACCCCACCAACCACCAAGTGTTTGAAATTTAATAAAGCCTTTTTCTGTAATTTGAGTAACCATAAACCCAACTTCATCTAAATGTCCTGAAAAATAGATTTTTGGTCCTTCCTTATCGCCAACCCGTTTCGCGATAACACTACCCAAACCATCATACATAATTTTATCCGCAAAAGGTTCCGCATACTGCTTAAAGACTTCCCTAACTTCCCCTTCATTACCAGGAACGCCCTTTGCATTCGTTAGGTCTATCAATAACTGTTCTTCATTCTTTTCCAAAATATTCCCTCCTAAATATAAAAGTGTAACAGGCTCGTTAAAACTCGTAAAAAAATAGGAAAAGATAGTTGTGACGCTTCTTGTCACAAATAGCTTTTATCTTTTTTTATAGAGTTTAGCCCGTGCAGCTAAATAACATATGGTAACAACGTTCCGCTTCACCTTGTACTTTTCAACATCTTAATAACTGTTGGAAGCAACGTTCCTTTCAGTCACCTTGTACCATTCAACATCAACTCATTTCTTCATTGTGTTTCTTGGCATGTTTCAAAGCAAAAGCTTAGCCGGCTCGTTCAGCTCTGACAGGAAAATAGGAAAAATAGATTGCGGTGCTTTTTACCACAAACTATTTTTATCTTTTTCCCGAAGACCTTCAATCTTTGGAGCTTTAGCTCATAGGAGTTGATGAGATCGGAGCAGAGCGTAGTGCTAGCCCATGTAACTAAATAAAACACGATAACAACACTTCATCCCTGCAATTATCATTATTGCTATTATATCATTTCTTTTCATCAATGGAAAAACTAATGATACCTGATCCATTTTTAAACCGAAAGCGATAGAAACATCCTCTGTGTGGACATTTTCTATCGCTT
The DNA window shown above is from Enterococcus sp. 12C11_DIV0727 and carries:
- a CDS encoding phytoene desaturase family protein; this encodes MKKIIVIGAGAAGLAVAIRLQHEGYNVHLYEKNEQVGGKMYQIKEKGFTFDVGPTIVMMPEIYREVFEQCGKDPDQYIPMKKVDPMLSLNFPNEETFNMSSDLVSLTSLLEGISDQDMQGYLEYLASIYKRYQIAKKAFIMKSFRSFWDFYNPRSLIDGFRLHTFNDAYSSISKFVKDERLRKALAFQTLYIGVSPYNGPSLYTIIPMIELIYGIWFIEGGMYTLATGMAKAFEELGGTIHLNTPVKEIIIENKQATGIRTEEGVIPSDYVVCNADFPYAMKSLLPDEKTRGKYTDKKIDKLDYSCSCFILYLGLDKKYPVDSLHMIRFAEDFEKNINDIFEDGKLPDDPSFYIYVPSSIDGSLAPEGHEGVYILVPVPELSQGVDWNDTTTNAFRQNVLDLVKEETIFSDIEEHIVYESLYTPKEFKQNFNAYNGATFGLKPTLKQSNYYRPHNKFDYADNLYFCGSSTHPGAGVPIVLTSAKLAAEELLKDDKKKK
- a CDS encoding alpha/beta hydrolase; its protein translation is MKNNQNIKSRLSKILLIVGVVLMFFLLFQKSLTAFADKFSPNSGPLEIQTPTIFVPGTNGTVNRFNGLIKKLDSKAEVLKVTVATDGTVTSKGKLTSATEHPMIVIAFEDSSDKTLPIQGKWYQLALNYIQQKYSFATYNYFGHSNGGLVITSYLEEFQQMSDPKLTKLITLGTPYNDTSTKYNEAVTSFTQVKEHSELLNSYLKDLENIPDTIEMLNIAGEVDDTASDNTVFVQSVFSGRYIYQEQVAAYQERLIHGEATSHSELVENQEVISIIKEFFW
- a CDS encoding lipoate--protein ligase, with protein sequence MIFVPNENNDPRINLAIETYLLKEKSLDEPILLFYINDPSIIIGRNQNTIEEINKEYVDEHGIHVVRRLSGGGAVYHDHGNLNFSFIMPDDGNSFRDFAKVTQPIIQALHELGVSGAELKGRNDLVIDGMKFSGNAMYATAGRMFAHGTLMFDSDIDEVVNTLKVRKDKIESKGIKSVRSRVTNIKPFLPADKQGMTTEEFREDILLKIFGVDSVDQVKTYELTDEDWQKINKISDEYYLNWDWNYGKSPAFNLERHQRFPIGSIDAQMNVEDGEIKEIKIFGDFFGLGEIKDVEEILTGTKYEKSAIEAAVDQIDIKKYFGNIEKEDLVGLLY
- a CDS encoding DUF975 family protein translates to MRSQITNTMHREQARTALKNQWGTMAWITFLAVFIRFMISSVVGSVANLPKDSASTNMMSFLLNNFLFFAITYGTYYCALQVLRGKRVQAGMLTTIFQGKLYLPMLLINLIQYLVELVLNLVVLLPVLLSYGTALYFGLMFNRVSVDQFQTQMGGDVLLALLLLIVAFLMILVGVFVSGVFQFAVWVKLDDPELSVGDALKYALFLMKGRFGQYLFLQISFIGWFIVGALVFGIGLLWVIPYHDVAVASFYDTAREEKGASVVIE
- a CDS encoding phytoene/squalene synthase family protein, translated to MIKRKNDLTKIFSMYESDFALCEQTIRNHSKSFYKAFSKLPKQKALSIFAIYSFCREADDSIDVYGDVDRLNKLKRELDDFLAGEIPDRYFWRALVPVFETYEMNQQSFYDMLLGQEMDWAFQQPETQTELEEYSYYVAGSVGLMLLPILSDCPDEIRSQAIQLGEAMQITNILRDIGEDFNNQRIYLPKEIMERFDVSLNSLEKGIINDSFIELWEYEATRAEQLYSKAQTMLHTIHKDCQEALLLSIYFYKEILNSVRQSNYQCFNKRNFVKKSQQLELYQKAKNYLKTL
- a CDS encoding O-methyltransferase, which gives rise to MRNEMMHRPVVKPELVEFMRNKQKKIQGELGVIEEEAHEAGVPIIPHETVVFLQFFLDQVKPKNILEIGTAIGFSSSLMAQYVGEDGHVTTIDRFDVMIRKAKVTYERLGLTDKVTLLEGQAAEVLPTLTGPYDFIFMDSAKSKYIEFLPECLRLLRVGGVLMVDDVFQAGTILDPIEDIPRSQRTIHRKLNQFLDTVMTHPDLTSTLLPLGDGVIMITKEKELTE
- a CDS encoding M42 family metallopeptidase, whose product is MEKNEEQLLIDLTNAKGVPGNEGEVREVFKQYAEPFADKIMYDGLGSVIAKRVGDKEGPKIYFSGHLDEVGFMVTQITEKGFIKFQTLGGWWGQVMLAQQVQIKTGKGDLYHGVIGSKPPHVLTAEARKQPYDVAEMFIDIGASSDKQVAEWGIKPGDMITPYIEYRRMNDTKFMLAKAWDNRIGTAVSLRVLENLATEGHPNILFAGSDVQEEVGLRGAQTSTHLVDPDIAFALDTGTAGDTPGMTPKEADSELGKGPQILIFDASMIPHKKLRDFVIQVAEENNIPFQYTVITGGGTDAGRMHLTRNGVPSLAITVPVRYLHSHTSMIHEDDYLNTVKLVTEVVKRLDKEMVEKLRSY
- a CDS encoding endonuclease III domain-containing protein; the encoded protein is MKSDKKKLLVLNNLVAHYGFQYWWEDENRISDWVSMILIQQTTEKNAHQALGNLKPHLTVEKLQEIDLGTLQKLIRPAGFFKQKSHYIKELINWFVGHGSALDKFQAYSTEELRKELLTIKGVGSETADAMLLYIFERNVFIADQYAIRLFNRLGFGPYKTYEEMRKEFIYLTESISHELCKEWHAAIDVHGKHFNKDKKMDETFLIS
- a CDS encoding MBL fold metallo-hydrolase is translated as MKITVLGCLGAYPYQGQGTSSYLLESDGFQLLLDAGSTTLVNLEEHLDPLTLDAVILSHYHYDHIADLGVLQYYRQLYPVMEPTPVLPIYGHTDDPVHFEALNLPGISEAVPYFEAEELKLGPFLVTFMKTIHPVPCYAMRFVEEKTGKIFVFTGDSGYLESFVDFAKDADVFLADTYLFEGNEKHHAHFTSKESGEIAKAANVKKLILTHLPQHGSLEELKQQAEEAAGNQVTVGLAKRNLVIEI